A portion of the Drosophila innubila isolate TH190305 chromosome 3L unlocalized genomic scaffold, UK_Dinn_1.0 0_D_3L, whole genome shotgun sequence genome contains these proteins:
- the LOC117788554 gene encoding uncharacterized protein LOC117788554: MGVTDFIESVKRWTVGQLDRTDKEEEHEKQKKFPNLGEDIQLVVRTPEFENVMNSASPFLLASLGAWPGYWLYRGFDYHSHRAHVPLPVYIRQTFYQAKMLQFVIIMAGIIYMAKHQTGENIFPVDNKND; this comes from the exons atgggTGTTACGGACTTCATTGAGAGCGTTAAGAGATGGACGGTGGGTCAGCTCGATCGCACGGACAAAGAGGAAGAGCACgagaagcaaaagaaatttcCCAATTTGGGCGAGGATATTCAATTGGTGGTTCGCACGCCAGAATTTGAGAATGTCATGAATTCGGCATCACCATTTTTGTTGGCCAGTTTGGGTGCCTGGCCAGGATATTGGCTATATCGTGGCTTTGATTATCATTCTCACAGGGCACATGTACCATTGCCCGTTTATATAAGACAG ACCTTTTACCAGGCCAAAATGCTGCAATTTGTCATTATCATGGCCGGTATTATCTACATGGCCAAACATCAAACCGGTGAAAACATATTTCCCGTAGACAACAAGAATGATTGA